In Sphaerisporangium krabiense, the DNA window TTCGAGCTCGCCCGGCGGCTCGTGGACGCCCGGCCCGGCGGGCGTCCCGTCGTGATCCTGATCTCCACCTACGCCGAGCGCGACTTCTCCGACATGATCGCCACGTGCCCGGCCGTCGCGTTCCTGTCCAAGTCCCGCCTGTCGGGCAACGCGATCCGTGCCATCCTCGGCGGGCAGGCGCAGAACCGGCCCGCGTGAGAGCACAGGCGCTCAGCGCGTCTCCAGGAAGGCGATCACGGCCAGCACGCGCCGGTGGTCGTCCCCGGTGTCCGGCAGCCGCAGCCGGGCCATGATGCTGCGGACGTGCTTCTCGACGGTCCCTTCGCTGATCCACAGCCGGTGGGCGATCCCGGCGTTCGAGCGGCCCTCGGCCATCAGGGCGAGCACCTCGCGCTCGCGCGGGCTGAGCCGCTCCAGGGGATCCTCGCGGCGCCGGGACGCGAACAGCTCGCCCACCAGGACCGGGTCCACCACCGAGTCGCCGCCGCGGACGCGCTCGATGGCCTCGATGAACCCGTCCACGCTCGCGACCCGCTGCTTGAGCAGGTAGCCGATCCGCCGGCCCGTGGCCAGCAGCTCCATGGCCTGGTCCACCTCGACGTGCGCCGACAGCACGAGGATGCCGGCCCGCGGATGGTCCCTGCGGATCGCGCGGGCGGCGTCCAGGCCCTCGGTGGTGCAGGTGGGCGGCATGCGGATGTCCACGACGATCATCTCGGGCTCGGCGTCGCGCAGGAAGTCCAGCAGTTCGGCCGCGTCGCCCGCACGGCAGACGACGTCGTATCCCGCGCCCTCCAGCAGGGACGCCATGCCCTCGCGGAGCAGGACGTCGTCCTCCGCGAGCGCTATCCGCTTCACCTGTCCGCCCATGTGCTCACGCCGTAGAGTGACCCGGTCGACGGGGTTGGAATGCGTGCCTCCGCCAAGCGTATGACGGCGGGAAAGCCGGTGAACCCCTGGTCATGGGCAAGAATCGGCTACCAAGGGGCATGGGAAAGGGCGGGCGGCGGCGTTCCGGACGGCCTCACGTAGACTTGCGGCGTGCCCGAGGGCGTTCTCGCGTCCCTGTTGCGCGCACCGCGCCCCTCGTTCATCCTCGGCCTGGGAGTCAGCGCGGTCTGCGTGGCGGTCGAGTCGGGCCTGGTCCATTTGATCAAGGGCTTCGTCCCCGTGACCGCGCTCG includes these proteins:
- a CDS encoding response regulator, with the translated sequence MGGQVKRIALAEDDVLLREGMASLLEGAGYDVVCRAGDAAELLDFLRDAEPEMIVVDIRMPPTCTTEGLDAARAIRRDHPRAGILVLSAHVEVDQAMELLATGRRIGYLLKQRVASVDGFIEAIERVRGGDSVVDPVLVGELFASRRREDPLERLSPREREVLALMAEGRSNAGIAHRLWISEGTVEKHVRSIMARLRLPDTGDDHRRVLAVIAFLETR
- a CDS encoding response regulator, yielding MAVRCLIVDDNPRFLAAARELLECEQISVVGVASTIEEALRRFDELRPDVTLVDISLGGEPGFELARRLVDARPGGRPVVILISTYAERDFSDMIATCPAVAFLSKSRLSGNAIRAILGGQAQNRPA